The following are from one region of the Carnobacterium gallinarum DSM 4847 genome:
- a CDS encoding glycerol-3-phosphate acyltransferase — translation MAEIGQLSIFFIVGYFFGNINGGYLLVKLIKKLDIREEYTGNAGARNAYRLLGKAGFAGTVLIDGLKTIIVYLGVVYFYPNWNMAAIVAVVGVFIGHCYPILLGFRGGMGIVVYLASALVVIPWSIVALIVVALGSYQFIKNKTVAGLLGVLCIPIIGYFSLSSWAWKIYFIAVFAIIVLLSIFKKNRTEEEPN, via the coding sequence ATGGCAGAAATAGGTCAGTTAAGCATATTTTTTATTGTTGGTTATTTTTTTGGAAATATTAATGGGGGATATTTGTTAGTAAAATTAATTAAGAAGCTTGATATTCGAGAGGAATATACAGGAAATGCGGGAGCCAGAAATGCGTATCGACTATTAGGAAAAGCGGGATTTGCTGGAACGGTTTTAATTGATGGATTAAAGACAATTATTGTTTACTTAGGAGTTGTTTATTTTTATCCTAACTGGAATATGGCTGCAATTGTAGCGGTTGTTGGTGTTTTTATAGGGCATTGTTATCCTATTTTATTGGGATTTCGAGGTGGTATGGGAATTGTTGTTTATTTAGCATCAGCGTTGGTCGTAATCCCTTGGTCTATTGTGGCGTTAATTGTAGTTGCATTAGGAAGCTATCAATTTATTAAAAATAAAACTGTTGCAGGATTGCTTGGTGTGTTATGTATTCCTATTATTGGTTATTTTAGTTTAAGTTCGTGGGCATGGAAAATTTATTTTATTGCCGTTTTTGCAATTATTGTTTTATTATCTATTTTTAAAAAGAATCGTACTGAGGAAGAGCCTAATTAA
- the lrgB gene encoding antiholin-like protein LrgB → MTPYFGIIVSLLAFGIGTFLFKKSKGFFLFTPLFVAMVLGILFLKIGHFSYEQYSSGGKMISFFLEPATIAFAIPLYKQVDVLKKYWVQIVTAIIVGSIGSVLVVYSLANMVHVDQSIMASLLPEASTTAIAVPLSNSIGGIAAITSFAVIFNAVIVYALGRFLLEKFKIKNPIARGLALGASGHALGVAVGIELGEVEAAMASIAVVVVGVITVIVVPAFAVFIGI, encoded by the coding sequence ATGACTCCATACTTTGGTATTATCGTTTCGTTACTTGCATTTGGGATTGGTACATTTCTATTTAAAAAATCAAAAGGATTCTTTCTTTTTACACCTTTATTTGTAGCCATGGTATTGGGAATTCTCTTTCTAAAAATTGGTCATTTTAGTTATGAACAATATAGTAGCGGCGGCAAGATGATCAGCTTTTTCTTAGAACCTGCTACAATTGCTTTTGCGATACCATTATATAAACAGGTAGATGTGTTAAAAAAATATTGGGTACAAATTGTAACAGCAATTATTGTCGGCTCTATTGGTTCAGTATTAGTGGTTTATAGTTTAGCCAATATGGTTCATGTAGATCAATCTATTATGGCTTCTTTGTTACCAGAAGCTTCTACAACCGCAATTGCAGTCCCTCTTTCTAATTCAATTGGTGGGATAGCCGCAATTACTTCATTTGCTGTAATTTTCAATGCTGTGATTGTTTATGCGTTAGGACGGTTCTTATTAGAGAAATTTAAAATAAAAAATCCGATTGCTCGTGGTTTGGCTTTGGGAGCAAGTGGACATGCGTTAGGTGTAGCAGTTGGAATTGAGCTTGGTGAAGTAGAGGCTGCTATGGCAAGTATTGCTGTAGTTGTAGTTGGTGTTATAACAGTAATTGTTGTTCCAGCCTTTGCTGTTTTTATTGGAATTTAA
- the lrgA gene encoding antiholin-like murein hydrolase modulator LrgA gives METKKVYSFLQQAFIFSLIMLVANLIVGVLPFPMPASVMGLILLFIALCTKLVKLEQVEKLGTSLTGLISFLFVPSGISVINSLGIMGKYGIQIVLIIIIATTILLAITGWTASALLNFKANQDFSFNGLKRAFTIKKQSKNLEEVK, from the coding sequence ATGGAAACTAAAAAAGTATATTCATTTTTACAACAAGCATTTATTTTTTCTTTAATTATGTTGGTGGCTAATTTAATTGTTGGCGTTTTACCATTTCCAATGCCAGCATCGGTTATGGGACTCATATTACTTTTTATTGCTTTATGTACCAAATTAGTAAAATTAGAACAAGTTGAAAAATTAGGCACTAGTCTAACAGGTTTAATTAGCTTTTTATTTGTACCATCTGGAATTTCAGTGATCAACTCATTAGGAATTATGGGGAAATATGGTATCCAAATTGTCTTAATCATTATTATTGCAACGACTATTCTGTTAGCTATTACTGGTTGGACAGCCAGTGCATTATTGAATTTCAAGGCAAATCAAGATTTCTCTTTTAATGGCTTAAAAAGAGCGTTCACAATTAAAAAACAGTCTAAAAATTTAGAAGAGGTGAAATAA
- a CDS encoding LytTR family transcriptional regulator DNA-binding domain-containing protein — protein MHILIVDDEPLARDELGYLITKNYPASSIDEAESVTEALEKMLNQRPDLVFLDIHLTDESGFELANKFKRMKNPPQIIFATAYDEYALQAFEANAIDYILKPFEEQRIRQAIEKVTTNPKQNENEPNVTTNLAVQMEERIFIVAVADILYLSVDNGETHIVTQKRQYDTNETLSRIETKLDSQKFLRTHRSFIVNIQAIREIQPWFNHTYQITVTNGVKIPVSRSYVKRLKEHLGLK, from the coding sequence ATGCATATTTTAATTGTTGATGATGAACCTTTGGCGCGAGATGAGCTAGGGTATTTGATTACTAAAAACTATCCAGCTAGTTCAATTGATGAAGCAGAATCTGTTACTGAAGCGTTGGAGAAGATGTTAAATCAACGCCCTGATTTAGTTTTTTTAGATATTCATTTAACGGATGAAAGTGGTTTTGAGTTAGCCAATAAGTTCAAACGAATGAAAAATCCACCACAAATAATTTTTGCAACAGCATATGATGAATATGCACTTCAAGCTTTTGAAGCTAATGCAATTGACTATATCTTAAAACCTTTTGAAGAACAACGAATTAGACAAGCGATTGAGAAAGTAACGACTAATCCAAAACAGAATGAAAATGAACCTAATGTTACGACCAATTTAGCTGTTCAAATGGAGGAACGGATTTTTATTGTAGCAGTGGCCGATATTTTATATTTAAGTGTTGATAATGGGGAAACTCATATCGTTACTCAAAAGCGCCAGTATGATACAAATGAAACGCTAAGCCGCATAGAAACGAAACTAGATAGTCAGAAATTTCTTAGAACTCATCGTAGTTTTATTGTTAATATTCAAGCAATCCGTGAGATTCAGCCTTGGTTTAATCATACGTATCAGATTACAGTAACCAATGGTGTAAAAATTCCTGTTAGTCGTTCTTATGTGAAACGATTAAAGGAACATTTAGGATTAAAATAA
- a CDS encoding Rrf2 family transcriptional regulator, with the protein MKLTKGLEQSVCIITLLATQEADVPVSSHIINQRLQGSPTYIKKLMRKLVVNQLVTSVSGINGGFSLAKAPQEITLLDIIEALEGPIVTYPNTGLINRVFQDMQPVANQGDQVLIDVFQEADQLYTEYLQQQTVFDLIQETLGLREIPVLNWNDLAEKKGLIRKVLNNVNGNDEK; encoded by the coding sequence ATGAAGCTGACTAAAGGATTAGAGCAATCTGTTTGTATTATTACTCTCTTAGCTACCCAAGAGGCTGATGTTCCGGTTTCATCACATATTATTAATCAACGTCTGCAAGGTTCCCCGACATACATCAAAAAGTTGATGCGCAAATTAGTCGTGAATCAGCTAGTTACTTCGGTATCAGGAATCAATGGTGGTTTTTCATTAGCAAAAGCACCACAAGAAATTACGTTGTTAGATATTATTGAAGCTTTAGAGGGACCAATTGTTACCTATCCCAATACTGGATTAATTAATAGGGTATTTCAGGATATGCAACCTGTAGCCAATCAGGGAGACCAAGTGTTGATAGATGTTTTTCAAGAAGCAGATCAACTTTATACGGAGTATTTACAGCAACAGACTGTCTTTGATTTAATTCAAGAAACGTTAGGACTTCGTGAAATTCCAGTATTAAATTGGAATGATTTAGCTGAAAAAAAGGGTTTAATTAGAAAGGTGTTGAATAATGTCAATGGAAATGATGAAAAATGA
- a CDS encoding YhgE/Pip domain-containing protein — MSMEMMKNEWKKLVQNKILLVSFIVILFIPILYAAFFLKSVWDPYGKTGDLPVAVVNLDKSVDYQGKTLDVGDQLVSNLKKNDLLDWNFVSKEDAKKGLEDKKYYMVVTLPEDFSKNASTLLDKTPKKMNITYETNGSLNYIGEVIGETAAKQLKSEVSANVTKAYAESIFGQIETVGAGFTQAADGSKKLNEGSTKLKDGNKTITENLQKLASSSITFSDGTEKLEVGLNQYTDGVSQLDSGATKLNDGIGQLASNVGPLQAGVGQLNEGSATLANGLQTYTGGVSQVASGANQLVEQNSKLTDGASQLSSNLALAQKTVETELLPGVQQMSNGITASPADLQALSAGLTTISDNIDQLAAAVNDSSKSDAITANITADMQAIQTKLQANGAALESLGNGVKENPAKTIGAVQSTDAYSKMSEAQKAEINTALQTELTNQANQEAGFLTTLKDNTVEMATNLQDIQVQLGNLAQLSAALKTGVNALNDGTKQPLAQASQAVGGLSVIKAGIDAPDNGLLAGVTKLNAGLGQLSSGSTTLNTGIQQYTAGVAQVKDGATQLNDNSAALTTGATALNGGISQVAGKLPDLISGVTQLNDGSQQLVAGTNKLTENSPQLNDGIGQLASGATQIQSGSGQLADGSQTLGDGLGTLTDGTKELNSKLSDGAKQVNEIKPTDKTYDMLASPDKLTHKEYSHVDNYGAALAPYVMSLALYVGALVFNFIFPIRKISMEGQSSVAWWLSKFSIGAVVAIAMAVIEVSIMLLLGLNVISVGSMYLMAIITALAYMFIIMFLAMTFDNPGRFIGMVLLIVQLGGAGGTFPIPLTNGFFKAIHPFLPMSHSIYGFREAISGGLGQSTFNQSFFILAAIFVVFTGLLLVSMNWLQKKHLDNVSQLDDNQKLQALEN; from the coding sequence ATGTCAATGGAAATGATGAAAAATGAGTGGAAAAAATTAGTACAAAATAAAATATTATTGGTTTCTTTTATCGTTATCTTGTTTATCCCAATTTTATATGCGGCTTTCTTCTTGAAATCTGTTTGGGATCCATATGGTAAGACTGGCGATTTACCAGTTGCTGTGGTTAATTTAGACAAATCAGTAGACTACCAAGGGAAAACTTTAGATGTAGGGGATCAGTTAGTCTCCAATTTAAAGAAAAATGATTTATTAGATTGGAACTTTGTCTCAAAAGAAGATGCGAAAAAAGGTCTAGAAGATAAGAAATATTATATGGTGGTTACATTGCCAGAAGATTTTTCAAAAAATGCATCAACTTTATTAGATAAAACACCTAAAAAAATGAACATTACGTATGAAACAAATGGTTCATTAAACTATATTGGTGAAGTCATTGGCGAAACGGCTGCTAAACAATTGAAAAGCGAAGTATCTGCCAATGTAACAAAAGCTTATGCAGAATCAATCTTTGGACAAATCGAAACAGTTGGAGCTGGTTTTACTCAAGCTGCAGATGGCTCTAAAAAATTAAATGAAGGCTCAACTAAGTTAAAAGATGGGAATAAAACCATTACAGAGAATCTACAAAAATTAGCATCAAGTTCAATTACTTTTAGCGATGGAACTGAAAAACTTGAAGTTGGACTAAATCAATATACAGATGGAGTTAGCCAATTAGATAGTGGTGCAACAAAATTAAATGATGGAATTGGTCAACTAGCTTCAAATGTCGGACCTTTGCAAGCTGGTGTCGGTCAATTAAATGAGGGATCAGCAACCTTAGCAAATGGACTTCAAACGTATACTGGTGGAGTTAGTCAAGTTGCTAGTGGTGCCAATCAATTAGTTGAACAAAATTCAAAATTAACAGATGGTGCTAGTCAATTAAGTAGCAATCTAGCATTGGCACAAAAAACAGTAGAAACTGAATTATTGCCAGGTGTTCAACAAATGTCCAATGGGATTACAGCTTCACCGGCAGATTTACAAGCTTTATCAGCTGGTTTAACAACAATAAGTGACAATATCGATCAATTAGCTGCTGCTGTTAATGATTCATCAAAATCAGATGCAATTACAGCAAATATTACAGCGGATATGCAAGCTATTCAAACTAAACTTCAAGCAAATGGTGCTGCACTAGAGAGTTTAGGTAATGGGGTAAAAGAAAATCCCGCTAAAACAATTGGAGCAGTTCAAAGTACAGATGCTTACAGTAAAATGAGTGAAGCACAAAAAGCAGAAATTAATACAGCCTTACAAACGGAATTAACGAATCAAGCAAATCAAGAAGCAGGATTCTTAACTACACTAAAAGATAATACTGTTGAAATGGCTACAAATTTACAAGATATTCAAGTTCAATTAGGCAATTTGGCTCAATTATCAGCAGCTTTAAAAACTGGTGTAAATGCGTTAAATGATGGAACAAAACAACCTTTGGCTCAAGCATCACAAGCAGTTGGTGGTCTAAGTGTCATCAAAGCAGGTATCGATGCTCCTGATAATGGATTATTGGCTGGAGTAACAAAATTAAATGCTGGTCTAGGTCAATTATCTTCAGGTAGTACAACGTTAAATACTGGTATTCAACAATATACAGCTGGCGTTGCACAAGTTAAAGATGGCGCTACACAACTAAATGATAATTCAGCAGCTCTTACTACAGGAGCAACTGCTTTGAATGGTGGTATTAGCCAAGTTGCAGGAAAACTTCCAGATTTAATTAGCGGAGTGACTCAATTAAATGACGGTTCACAACAATTAGTTGCAGGTACAAATAAATTAACCGAAAATTCTCCACAATTAAATGATGGTATTGGTCAATTAGCAAGTGGTGCCACACAAATTCAATCAGGATCTGGTCAATTAGCTGATGGTTCACAAACTTTAGGCGATGGTCTGGGTACTTTAACAGATGGTACAAAAGAATTAAATTCTAAATTATCTGATGGTGCAAAACAAGTCAATGAAATCAAACCAACGGATAAAACTTATGATATGCTTGCCAGTCCTGACAAGTTAACTCATAAAGAATACAGCCATGTTGACAATTATGGTGCAGCTCTTGCTCCATATGTCATGTCATTAGCTCTGTATGTTGGTGCGTTAGTCTTTAACTTTATCTTCCCAATTCGTAAAATTTCAATGGAAGGTCAATCAAGCGTTGCTTGGTGGTTAAGTAAATTCTCAATCGGAGCAGTTGTTGCAATTGCGATGGCAGTTATCGAAGTTAGCATTATGTTGTTACTAGGTTTAAATGTAATTTCTGTAGGTTCTATGTACTTGATGGCGATTATTACAGCATTGGCTTATATGTTCATTATTATGTTCTTAGCAATGACCTTTGATAATCCAGGTCGTTTCATTGGAATGGTGTTATTAATTGTTCAATTAGGTGGAGCGGGTGGTACTTTCCCAATTCCATTGACTAATGGATTCTTTAAAGCAATTCACCCATTCTTACCAATGTCTCACTCAATTTATGGCTTTAGAGAAGCTATTTCTGGTGGGTTAGGTCAATCAACATTTAACCAAAGTTTCTTCATTTTAGCAGCAATATTCGTTGTCTTTACAGGATTATTGTTAGTTTCAATGAACTGGTTACAAAAGAAACATTTAGATAACGTGTCCCAATTAGATGATAATCAAAAGTTACAAGCTTTAGAAAATTAA
- a CDS encoding serine hydrolase domain-containing protein, which translates to MRKKTYIYLSIGILVIGMGIFLSLFSSKILPIEEGRTTIKKDLVQTRKSNKFTLDSVANKVKELPSTLPSLDNPNDGSQTPDITKVVEKTINKDTFVGSVLVIKNGQPVLNQGYGFADKSQNIANSFQSLYFIGSIQKSVTAVGIMQLVDEGKLSVDSPVGLFYPGIKNSNKITIGQLLTHTSGIQGRSGKLAIVMSHQEVVQDIIKKAVVKDIGQWHYSNDNYSLLAGIIEKVSGKGYSEYIRDKILVPAGLSHTGFYDTFNSALFHANPYKKVGTDFYQLNPISKASFSQEFGAGNMYMTTGDLYKFNQALINGKLVSKESLKAIQTPGNSVNGYGYGMYVDQQNKYSHGVLGSYHTLVLTSLDANTAVVIMGNEKTEFDILKAASDIFKAVKETK; encoded by the coding sequence TTGAGAAAAAAAACTTATATTTATTTATCTATAGGCATTTTAGTTATTGGAATGGGCATTTTTTTAAGCCTTTTTTCTTCTAAGATACTCCCTATTGAAGAGGGGAGAACAACAATAAAAAAAGATTTAGTTCAGACAAGGAAATCCAATAAATTTACTCTAGATTCAGTAGCAAATAAAGTTAAGGAACTTCCGTCAACGCTACCTAGTTTAGATAATCCTAATGATGGAAGTCAAACACCGGATATAACTAAAGTAGTTGAGAAAACTATTAATAAAGATACCTTTGTTGGTTCAGTTTTAGTTATTAAAAATGGTCAACCGGTTTTAAATCAGGGATATGGTTTTGCAGATAAAAGTCAGAATATAGCTAATTCATTTCAATCGTTGTATTTTATTGGATCTATACAAAAAAGTGTGACAGCCGTAGGAATTATGCAATTAGTAGATGAAGGAAAGCTATCTGTTGATAGTCCAGTTGGTTTATTTTATCCAGGAATAAAAAATAGCAATAAAATAACAATCGGTCAATTATTGACACATACTTCAGGTATTCAAGGACGTTCTGGCAAGTTAGCAATTGTAATGAGCCATCAGGAAGTGGTGCAGGATATTATAAAAAAAGCTGTTGTAAAAGATATTGGTCAATGGCATTATTCTAATGATAATTATAGTTTGTTAGCAGGTATTATTGAAAAAGTATCTGGCAAAGGCTATTCTGAATATATTCGAGATAAAATTTTAGTTCCAGCTGGGTTATCTCACACTGGATTTTATGACACTTTTAATTCAGCGTTATTCCATGCCAATCCTTATAAAAAAGTAGGGACTGATTTTTATCAACTTAATCCAATCAGTAAGGCTAGTTTTTCACAAGAATTTGGTGCAGGAAACATGTATATGACAACTGGCGATTTATATAAATTTAATCAGGCATTAATTAATGGGAAATTAGTTAGTAAGGAAAGTCTAAAGGCCATTCAAACACCAGGTAACTCAGTTAATGGATATGGATATGGCATGTATGTAGATCAGCAAAATAAGTACAGTCATGGGGTTTTGGGAAGTTATCATACACTAGTATTAACATCATTGGATGCTAATACAGCTGTAGTTATTATGGGAAATGAAAAAACTGAATTTGATATTCTTAAGGCAGCTAGTGACATTTTTAAAGCAGTAAAAGAAACAAAGTAG